The Garra rufa chromosome 8, GarRuf1.0, whole genome shotgun sequence genome has a segment encoding these proteins:
- the fbxl3a gene encoding F-box/LRR-repeat protein 3 encodes MSNTQNSSLRPPRMKRRLSREREDSTSSCEGQTDSFKRVKQPEDSGDLLSNWARLPQEILLHIFQYLPLLDRAFASQVCRGWNQAFHMPELWRCFEFELNQPASSYLKATHPDLIKQIIKRHSNHLQYVSFKVDSSTESAEAACDILSQLVNCSLKTLGLISTARPSFMELPKSHFISALTVVFVNSKSLSSLKIDDTPVDDPSLKVLVANNSDTLKLLKMSSCPHVSPAGILCVADQCHGLRELALNYHLLSDELLLALSSEKHVHLEHLRIDVVSENPGQQFHTIKKSSWDAMVRHSPKFNLVMYFFLYEDEFGPFFRDEIPVTHLYFGRSVSKEVLGRVGMNCPRLVELVVCANGLRPLDEELIRIAERCQHLSAIGLGECEVSCSAFVEFVKMCGRRLSQLSIMEEVLIPDHKYSLDEIHWEVSKHLGRVWFPDMMPTW; translated from the exons ATGAGTAACACGCAAAACAG TTCTCTCAGGCCCCCAAGAATGAAAAGGAGGTTGAGCAGAGAGCGTGAGGACAGCACCTCGTCTTGCGAGGGGCAGACAGACTCCTTCAAGAGAGTCAAACAGCCTGAGGACTCTGGAGATCTGCTGTCCAACTGGGCTCGACTACCACAGGAGATCCTGCTCCACATCTTTCAGTACCTGCCGCTCCTTGATCGCGCCTTCGCCTCGCAGGTTTGCCGTGGCTGGAATCAGGCGTTTCATATGCCCGAGCTGTGGAGGTGCTTTGAGTTCGAGCTTAACCAGCCTGCCAGCTCGTACCTGAAGGCCACGCATCCTGACCTAATAAAGCAAATCATAAAGAGGCACTCCAATCATTTACAGTACGTCAGCTTCAAG GTGGACAGCAGCACAGAGTCAGCGGAGGCTGCGTGTGACATCCTGTCTCAGCTGGTCAACTGCTCACTAAAGACTCTCGGGCTGATCTCCACTGCACGGCCGAGCTTCATGGAGCTACCAAAG TCCCACTTCATCTCTGCACTAACCGTGGTGTTTGTCAACTCCAAGTCTCTTTCGTCTCTGAAAATTGATGACACGCCAGTGGACGATCCTTCGCTCAAGGTCCTGGTGGCCAACAACAGCGACACGCTCAAGCTGTTAAAGATGAGCAGCTGCCCGCATGTTTCTCCTGCAG GTATCCTCTGCGTCGCTGATCAGTGTCACGGTCTGAGAGAGCTGGCTCTCAACTATCACTTACTGAGCGACGAGCTCCTGCTGGCGCTCTCCTCTGAGAAGCACGTGCACCTGGAGCATCTGCGCATAGACGTGGTGAGCGAAAACCCTGGCCAGCAGTTCCACACCATCAAGAAGAGCAGCTGGGATGCCATGGTGCGCCATTCACCCAAATTCAACCTGGTCATGTACTTCTTCCTGTACGAGGATGAATTCGGGCCCTTTTTCCGTGACGAGATCCCCGTTACGCACCTCTACTTCGGCCGCTCGGTCAGCAAAGAGGTCCTGGGCCGCGTCGGCATGAATTGCCCACGTTTGGTGGAGCTGGTGGTGTGTGCCAACGGTCTGCGGCCGCTGGATGAAGAGCTGATTCGTATCGCCGAACGCTGCCAGCACCTCTCGGCCATCGGACTGGGAGAGTGCGAGGTCTCCTGCAGTGCTTTCGTGGAGTTTGTGAAGATGTGTGGCCGCCGTCTGTCTCAGCTGTCCATCATGGAGGAAGTGCTCATCCCAGATCACAAATACAGCCTGGATGAGATCCACTGGGAGGTTTCCAAGCACCTTGGGCGTGTTTGGTTTCCAGATATGATGCCCACCTGGTGA